The Candidatus Limnocylindrales bacterium genome contains a region encoding:
- a CDS encoding glucoamylase family protein yields the protein MTCEAGGKTTMGRGRTSLSGALTIASTLMFAAAAIGADDAPVHPAAAELAADTRVELAANAPAQLVADAPADLAANAPAQLAADAPAELAANAPAQLAATVPAEPSPSSTAPAAEASPTSTAPAAELSSTVPAPAQPPATLPAGDAQPASALPTTTVPAPPVPEAHDKLVVNAPSLLTSVVAPKKQQWEAEHGGFTASRLAIARRLNALPDRLLVDRKTLPRDTEDFLWRVARDTWTGLDALTDRENGLIIDNIAVVGDLVPPLKLKIGDYTNITNIGLQIASITAARGLGLVPDSEARAAVSRILDTLATLKRFDGYFFNYYDTTSLEPTSSFLSFVDTSWLVAGLMIARQGFPDLERPINEILEPIDLHWFYDDATGLMSHGYYVNLGTLSAYEYGTFYTEARLGSLIAIGKGDAPVSHWYAMRRASQPGCMEGECPVLHKLEYRGSRGEDVTVQSYRWRSYQYVPSWGGSMFEALMPRLVVDESRYAPRSLGPNGHAHALLQKLYATEALGFPVWGMSPCISPDTGRYREFGVRALGNHGYDETVVTPHAAALALAVTPDDAADNLMEMARRYDVYGPFGFYDSVDPATGQVAYHQLALDQLMLFLSVANHLSGGEIPALFANDPWVEDALPLLAEERFFN from the coding sequence ATGACGTGCGAAGCGGGCGGCAAGACGACAATGGGACGCGGAAGAACATCGCTCAGCGGTGCACTGACCATTGCATCGACACTGATGTTCGCGGCTGCTGCGATCGGCGCCGACGACGCACCGGTTCACCCTGCTGCCGCTGAGCTTGCTGCAGACACAAGAGTTGAGCTGGCTGCAAATGCTCCCGCACAGCTTGTGGCAGATGCTCCCGCTGATCTTGCTGCAAATGCTCCCGCGCAGCTTGCCGCAGATGCTCCGGCTGAGCTGGCTGCGAATGCTCCCGCACAGCTTGCGGCAACCGTACCCGCCGAGCCGTCGCCGTCTTCGACTGCTCCGGCAGCCGAGGCTTCACCTACGTCCACTGCGCCGGCCGCCGAACTGTCTTCGACTGTGCCGGCACCCGCGCAGCCGCCGGCGACTTTGCCTGCAGGCGATGCACAGCCGGCGAGCGCGCTTCCGACGACGACCGTGCCTGCGCCACCGGTGCCCGAAGCTCACGACAAACTCGTCGTCAACGCGCCGTCGCTGCTGACGTCCGTCGTCGCGCCCAAAAAGCAGCAGTGGGAAGCGGAGCACGGCGGCTTTACCGCTTCGCGCCTGGCGATTGCGCGCCGGCTGAACGCCCTCCCGGATCGCCTGCTCGTCGATCGCAAAACGCTTCCCCGTGACACCGAAGACTTCCTGTGGCGCGTCGCGCGCGACACATGGACGGGACTCGATGCGCTGACCGATCGCGAGAACGGACTGATCATCGACAACATCGCCGTGGTCGGCGACCTCGTTCCGCCGCTCAAACTGAAGATCGGCGATTACACGAACATCACCAACATCGGCCTGCAGATCGCGTCGATCACCGCGGCACGCGGGCTCGGGCTGGTGCCCGACAGCGAAGCGCGCGCCGCCGTCTCGCGCATCCTCGACACGCTCGCGACGCTCAAACGCTTCGACGGCTACTTCTTCAACTACTACGACACGACGAGCCTCGAGCCGACCAGCAGCTTCCTTTCGTTCGTCGATACCTCATGGCTCGTCGCGGGCCTGATGATCGCGCGACAGGGGTTCCCGGATCTCGAGCGCCCGATCAACGAGATCCTCGAGCCGATCGACCTGCACTGGTTCTACGACGACGCGACCGGGCTGATGTCGCACGGCTACTACGTCAACCTCGGCACGCTGTCGGCCTACGAGTACGGCACCTTCTACACCGAAGCGCGGCTCGGAAGCCTGATCGCGATCGGCAAGGGCGATGCGCCGGTCTCTCACTGGTACGCGATGCGGCGGGCCTCGCAGCCGGGCTGCATGGAAGGCGAATGTCCGGTGCTGCACAAGCTCGAGTACCGCGGCAGCCGCGGCGAAGACGTTACGGTGCAGTCCTACCGGTGGCGGTCCTATCAGTACGTGCCGTCGTGGGGCGGGAGCATGTTCGAAGCGCTGATGCCGCGCCTGGTGGTCGACGAGTCCCGCTACGCTCCGCGCAGCCTCGGCCCGAACGGCCATGCCCACGCGCTGCTGCAGAAGCTCTATGCGACCGAAGCCCTGGGCTTCCCGGTCTGGGGCATGTCGCCGTGCATCTCGCCGGACACCGGCCGCTACAGGGAGTTCGGCGTCCGGGCTCTCGGCAACCACGGATACGACGAGACAGTCGTCACTCCGCACGCCGCCGCGCTGGCGCTGGCCGTCACTCCGGACGATGCTGCCGACAACCTCATGGAAATGGCGCGACGATACGACGTGTACGGCCCGTTCGGTTTCTACGATTCGGTGGATCCGGCCACCGGACAGGTTGCCTACCATCAGCTCGCGCTCGACCAGCTGATGCTGTTTCTTTCGGTTGCCAACCACCTCTCGGGTGGCGAGATCCCTGCGCTCTTCGCGAACGATCC
- a CDS encoding HIT family protein translates to MPGQQKTIFDSILAGEIPCHRVYEDNHVLSFLDVNPVSLGHTLVIPKERCAFLHELSDEAAAAVGRVLPRLCRAVLHASGAAEYNVLQNNGASAHQAVFHVHFHIIPRLVDSGLGVGWTPRKLQPSIAEELLGKMRAYLG, encoded by the coding sequence ATGCCCGGTCAGCAGAAAACGATCTTCGACAGCATTCTGGCGGGCGAGATTCCGTGCCACCGCGTCTACGAGGACAATCACGTGCTCTCGTTCCTCGACGTCAATCCGGTCTCGCTCGGCCATACGCTGGTGATTCCGAAGGAACGCTGCGCATTTCTGCACGAGCTCAGCGACGAGGCGGCGGCGGCCGTCGGCCGCGTGCTTCCCCGTCTGTGCCGCGCGGTGCTCCACGCGAGCGGCGCCGCGGAATACAACGTCCTGCAGAACAATGGGGCCTCCGCGCACCAGGCGGTCTTCCACGTGCACTTCCACATCATTCCGCGCCTGGTCGATTCCGGACTCGGCGTCGGCTGGACGCCGCGCAAGCTGCAGCCGTCGATTGCCGAGGAGCTGCTCGGGAAGATGCGCGCGTACCTCGGCTAG
- a CDS encoding phospholipase D family protein: MLDAEIAAHPGQSGAYVLDSSEEALISRAWLTDNAVESIDVQYFIWSTDNIGTLAAEALLRAAERGVMVRVLVDDFLIDAPLRQLVALTSHPRIEIRIYNPNTTVGVGTGRRLWNAASDLRGFNQRMHDKTCIVDGKVAITGGRNMAAEYYDYHHDYNFRDRDVLVAGKVVGDMHASFERFWNSPLAVNVESLHDSTTDDAGPLTEDEIRRVTEELHHYARLPENFAPDVRAAIESAPSAFARMAREAAWGRVDFLSDMPGKNNGARGLEGGGTSTAALAALVASAKERVVIQSPYLILSDRALELFRAAIARGVEVRINTNSLAATDNMQAFAGYRNQRAELLAMGLRIFEYRPDAKTQTEARARELVQDLPAADNPDTMFGLHAKTMVVDSSIACIGTFNLDPRSENLNTEVAVVIYDEPLARRLEAAIENDMAPGNSWNAATDDPDSVVPIAKRSRVWFWQWLPIRPLL, translated from the coding sequence ATGCTGGATGCGGAGATCGCCGCGCATCCCGGGCAGAGCGGGGCGTACGTGCTCGATTCGAGCGAAGAGGCGCTGATCTCGAGGGCGTGGCTGACGGACAACGCGGTCGAGTCGATCGATGTCCAGTACTTCATCTGGAGCACCGACAACATCGGGACGCTGGCGGCCGAGGCGCTGCTCAGGGCCGCCGAGCGCGGAGTGATGGTACGCGTGCTGGTGGACGACTTCCTCATCGATGCGCCGCTCAGGCAGCTCGTCGCGCTCACGTCGCACCCGCGGATCGAGATCCGCATCTACAATCCAAATACGACCGTAGGCGTGGGAACGGGAAGACGCCTCTGGAACGCCGCCAGCGACCTGCGCGGCTTCAACCAGCGCATGCACGACAAGACCTGCATCGTGGACGGCAAGGTCGCGATCACCGGCGGGCGCAACATGGCGGCCGAGTACTACGATTACCACCACGACTACAATTTCCGCGACCGCGACGTGCTCGTCGCCGGCAAAGTCGTCGGCGACATGCACGCTAGCTTCGAGCGTTTCTGGAACAGCCCTCTCGCCGTGAACGTCGAGTCCCTGCACGACTCCACCACCGACGACGCCGGTCCGCTCACCGAGGACGAAATCCGCCGCGTCACCGAAGAGCTGCACCACTACGCGCGGCTCCCGGAGAACTTCGCCCCGGACGTGCGCGCAGCCATCGAGTCGGCGCCGTCGGCTTTTGCGCGCATGGCGCGCGAGGCCGCCTGGGGCCGCGTCGATTTTCTCAGCGACATGCCGGGGAAGAACAACGGTGCGCGCGGCCTCGAGGGCGGCGGCACGAGCACGGCCGCGCTCGCCGCCCTCGTCGCGTCGGCGAAAGAACGCGTCGTCATCCAGTCGCCCTACCTCATCCTGTCCGACCGCGCCCTCGAGCTGTTCCGCGCGGCCATCGCCCGCGGCGTCGAGGTGCGCATCAACACGAACTCGCTCGCGGCCACCGACAACATGCAGGCCTTCGCCGGCTACCGGAACCAGCGCGCCGAGCTGCTCGCGATGGGGCTGCGCATTTTCGAGTACCGTCCCGATGCGAAGACGCAGACCGAAGCGCGCGCCCGCGAGCTCGTGCAGGATCTTCCCGCGGCGGACAATCCCGACACCATGTTCGGGCTCCACGCGAAGACGATGGTCGTGGACTCGAGCATCGCCTGCATCGGCACCTTCAACCTCGATCCGCGCTCGGAGAATCTCAACACGGAAGTGGCCGTCGTCATTTACGACGAGCCGCTCGCGCGCAGGCTGGAGGCGGCCATCGAGAACGACATGGCGCCGGGCAACAGCTGGAACGCCGCGACCGACGATCCGGACTCGGTCGTGCCCATCGCCAAGCGCAGCCGGGTCTGGTTCTGGCAGTGGCTGCCGATCCGGCCGCTGCTTTAG
- a CDS encoding pentapeptide repeat-containing protein: MTQRLTGTLSRLLAVAFVTGAAPAHAEKHDVCVVAKSAAVADAFNCVVKRRNAEIRSGSAADLTGCQTKLERDFTEAEGAGDCLVVGDIATAWSLVTEAEDTLLDERGLASVDTPGERACLVGQNRAVARYVHCLNRPANSILSRWQYATGGGVADERCYYRYLYALADVVEGGECVVSDGLPLPSEEPGPPSQVFRYMAGTNLSGASIVFTNPYPVYSSSPIYFRYAYMPYSDFRGAVLPYFYLKGAILTGADFTNADMQYAYFKDADLTGAVFTGASVFAASFGGANLTGVDLSGVDLTPIRLDAPTAACPSALPSPWVCRNNYMLGPGLELSGTVTGADFSGVDLENASLISTIFDDVDLAGADLSGSYLLETQFTGTTSLVGVDLSNAYLRRIDLSGMDLTGVSFTNAQFYAVWEGFDGVRAVGLIHCPLTLPASLACIANNIVGLNIDASGANLAGANLSGMDLRGAWLKNANLAGANLSSTDLLTTCFGGADLTGVDWTGARCPDASMSAANGNTCCGHESSIISYCGTSAACGP; this comes from the coding sequence ATGACTCAACGGCTGACGGGAACCCTGTCGCGACTGCTCGCCGTCGCGTTCGTTACCGGCGCAGCGCCGGCCCACGCGGAGAAGCACGACGTCTGCGTCGTCGCCAAGTCCGCGGCCGTTGCCGACGCGTTCAACTGCGTCGTCAAGCGCCGCAATGCGGAGATTCGAAGCGGCAGTGCAGCCGATCTGACGGGGTGCCAGACGAAACTCGAGAGGGACTTTACCGAAGCCGAGGGCGCCGGCGACTGTCTGGTCGTCGGAGATATCGCGACCGCATGGTCGCTCGTCACGGAGGCCGAGGACACGCTGCTCGACGAGCGGGGCCTCGCGTCGGTCGATACGCCCGGCGAGCGCGCGTGCCTGGTGGGCCAGAACCGCGCCGTCGCACGGTACGTTCACTGCCTCAATCGTCCCGCCAACAGCATTCTTTCGCGCTGGCAGTACGCGACGGGCGGCGGGGTCGCCGACGAGCGCTGCTACTACCGGTACCTGTACGCTCTCGCAGACGTCGTCGAGGGCGGAGAATGCGTCGTCAGCGACGGGCTTCCGCTTCCCAGCGAGGAGCCGGGGCCGCCGAGCCAGGTCTTCCGGTACATGGCAGGCACGAACCTGAGCGGTGCATCGATCGTCTTCACCAATCCGTACCCTGTCTATTCCTCTTCGCCGATTTATTTCCGTTACGCCTACATGCCGTACTCAGACTTCCGTGGCGCGGTGCTGCCTTACTTCTATCTGAAAGGCGCGATTCTTACCGGCGCGGACTTCACCAACGCGGACATGCAGTACGCGTACTTCAAGGATGCGGACCTTACTGGCGCGGTCTTTACCGGAGCCAGCGTGTTCGCCGCGTCGTTCGGCGGGGCGAACCTTACCGGCGTGGATCTGTCGGGAGTGGACCTGACGCCGATCCGGCTCGATGCACCGACAGCGGCCTGCCCGTCGGCGCTTCCGTCTCCGTGGGTTTGCCGCAACAACTACATGCTCGGTCCGGGTCTCGAGCTTTCGGGGACAGTGACTGGCGCCGACTTCTCCGGCGTCGATCTCGAGAATGCCAGTCTCATCAGCACCATTTTTGATGACGTCGATCTCGCCGGCGCCGACCTTTCGGGCTCTTATCTGCTTGAGACGCAGTTTACCGGCACCACCTCGCTCGTCGGAGTCGATCTTTCCAATGCATATCTCCGGCGCATCGACCTGAGCGGCATGGATCTGACCGGTGTAAGCTTTACCAATGCGCAGTTCTATGCGGTCTGGGAAGGGTTTGACGGGGTGCGCGCCGTCGGGCTCATCCACTGTCCTCTTACGCTGCCGGCGAGCCTCGCGTGCATCGCGAACAACATCGTCGGTCTGAACATCGATGCCAGCGGCGCCAATCTTGCCGGCGCGAATCTTAGTGGAATGGACCTGCGCGGAGCGTGGCTGAAGAACGCCAATCTTGCCGGCGCCAACCTGTCTTCGACCGACCTTCTGACCACGTGCTTCGGTGGCGCCGACCTGACGGGCGTCGACTGGACCGGGGCAAGGTGCCCGGACGCGTCGATGAGCGCGGCCAACGGCAATACATGCTGCGGGCACGAATCGTCCATCATCAGCTATTGCGGTACGTCGGCGGCGTGCGGGCCGTAG
- a CDS encoding HAD family phosphatase yields the protein MTTSLPPRIDAVLFDFGGVFTESPFEAAKNFAGTIGVDPAVMLHTVFGPYDRDSDHPWHRLERGEMGLVDAREQILELGREHGFDADLFRVLAALGRSTGPRESFLERARALRQRGIASAIVTNNVREFRDAWRALIPVDELFDLVVDSCEVGYRKPDPRIFQKALEMLGGVPPQHAIFLDDFEGNVKAARELGVHGIHVEPDPARALAEYDNLLKLHKGI from the coding sequence ATGACAACGAGCCTTCCGCCGCGCATCGATGCCGTGCTTTTCGATTTCGGCGGCGTCTTCACCGAATCGCCGTTCGAAGCAGCGAAGAATTTCGCCGGCACGATCGGCGTCGACCCGGCCGTGATGCTGCACACGGTCTTCGGCCCGTACGATCGCGATTCGGATCATCCGTGGCACCGCCTCGAGCGCGGCGAGATGGGGCTCGTCGACGCTCGCGAGCAGATTCTCGAGCTCGGTCGTGAGCACGGCTTCGACGCGGATCTTTTCCGCGTGCTCGCCGCGCTCGGACGTTCGACCGGTCCGCGCGAAAGTTTTCTCGAACGCGCGCGCGCTCTGCGCCAACGAGGCATCGCGAGCGCGATCGTCACCAACAACGTGCGGGAGTTCCGCGATGCGTGGCGCGCGCTGATTCCGGTGGACGAGCTCTTCGACCTCGTCGTCGACTCGTGCGAGGTGGGCTATCGCAAGCCCGACCCGCGCATTTTCCAGAAGGCGCTCGAGATGCTCGGCGGCGTTCCTCCCCAGCATGCGATTTTCCTCGACGACTTCGAAGGCAACGTCAAAGCCGCACGCGAGCTCGGCGTGCACGGCATTCACGTCGAGCCGGATCCGGCGCGGGCACTCGCGGAGTACGACAACCTCCTCAAGCTTCACAAAGGCATCTGA
- a CDS encoding glucose 1-dehydrogenase, translated as MASQALDLSGKVAIVTGGGRGLGRAIALGLAKAGADVTVCGRKLDSCEDAAREIRGLGRRALPLSCHMGRSDEIETVVSRTLAELGRIDIVVNNAATSPAARPLIAGTPELFDKVYAINVRGPLHLACLAAAWMADHGGGAILNVISVGALRPGATIGLYCSSKSALQALTRVMAQEWAPLGVRVNALAPGPVATDMVRAVEGTDFHRMMIDATSMKRIASPEEIVGSVLYLVSDASSYTTGSTLVVDGGMNT; from the coding sequence ATGGCATCACAAGCACTCGACCTGTCGGGCAAGGTCGCGATTGTAACCGGCGGTGGACGCGGCCTCGGACGCGCGATCGCGCTCGGCCTCGCCAAGGCGGGCGCCGACGTTACGGTCTGCGGGCGCAAGCTCGATAGCTGCGAAGATGCGGCTCGCGAGATTCGCGGACTCGGCCGCCGCGCATTGCCGCTGTCGTGTCACATGGGGCGCAGCGACGAGATCGAAACCGTGGTTTCGCGAACGCTCGCCGAGCTCGGGCGCATCGACATCGTCGTGAACAACGCGGCCACCAGCCCGGCGGCGCGCCCGCTGATCGCCGGCACGCCGGAGCTGTTCGACAAGGTCTATGCGATCAACGTGCGAGGCCCTCTTCACCTCGCATGCCTCGCCGCAGCCTGGATGGCGGATCACGGCGGCGGAGCGATCCTCAACGTGATTTCCGTCGGCGCGCTGCGTCCCGGTGCAACCATCGGTCTGTACTGCTCGAGCAAGTCCGCGCTCCAGGCTCTGACGCGCGTGATGGCCCAGGAGTGGGCTCCGCTCGGCGTACGCGTGAATGCTCTTGCGCCCGGGCCCGTCGCTACCGACATGGTGCGCGCGGTCGAAGGAACCGACTTTCACCGGATGATGATCGACGCGACGTCGATGAAGCGCATCGCGTCACCCGAAGAGATCGTCGGCAGCGTCCTCTATCTCGTAAGCGACGCGTCCAGCTACACGACCGGATCGACGCTCGTCGTCGACGGCGGGATGAATACCTGA
- a CDS encoding SDR family oxidoreductase yields the protein MARRFEGKTVIVTGASSGIGESAARQFAAEGASVVLAARSAATLEHLASEIAAEGGVAMAVPTDVSDSSACALLLEAAQAKFGAIHVLVNNAGYNFRGPVEEAPSAELAKIIDVNLRAPVVLSRLALPYLRRSGKAAIVNVASIAGRIPLPYEATYSATKFGLRAFTFALAEELESTGITVSAVSPGPVETGFLLHDVEEVPDIVFSQPMSSAAEVAALVLDCAHDGALERVCPQISGYLATAGYLVPQLPRLLRPLLQYQGRAAKEKYLGKLRAKAGR from the coding sequence ATGGCCAGAAGATTCGAAGGCAAGACCGTCATCGTCACCGGTGCATCGAGCGGGATCGGCGAATCGGCCGCACGCCAGTTCGCCGCCGAGGGAGCCAGCGTGGTGCTGGCGGCACGCAGCGCGGCGACGCTCGAGCATCTCGCTTCGGAGATCGCCGCCGAAGGCGGCGTGGCGATGGCCGTGCCGACCGACGTGTCCGACAGCTCGGCGTGCGCGCTGCTGCTCGAAGCCGCGCAGGCAAAGTTCGGCGCGATCCACGTGCTCGTCAACAACGCCGGATACAACTTTCGCGGGCCGGTCGAGGAAGCGCCGAGCGCCGAGCTCGCAAAGATCATCGACGTCAATCTTCGCGCGCCGGTGGTGCTGTCGCGGCTCGCGCTTCCGTATCTTCGACGATCGGGCAAGGCCGCCATCGTCAACGTCGCGTCGATCGCCGGCCGCATTCCGCTTCCGTACGAGGCCACGTACTCCGCAACCAAGTTCGGCCTGCGCGCGTTCACGTTCGCGCTCGCCGAGGAGCTCGAATCGACCGGCATCACCGTGTCGGCGGTCTCGCCCGGTCCGGTCGAAACCGGTTTCCTTCTGCACGATGTCGAGGAAGTTCCGGACATCGTTTTCTCGCAGCCGATGAGCTCGGCTGCCGAAGTCGCGGCGCTCGTGCTCGACTGCGCGCACGACGGCGCGCTCGAACGCGTGTGTCCGCAGATATCCGGTTATCTGGCGACCGCCGGATATCTCGTCCCGCAGCTGCCGCGGCTGCTGAGGCCGCTGCTCCAGTACCAGGGCCGTGCAGCCAAGGAGAAATATCTGGGCAAGCTGCGCGCCAAGGCCGGGCGCTGA
- a CDS encoding quinone oxidoreductase, giving the protein MARAIRIHEHGGPEVLRFEESDPGSPMPGWVRIRHRAVGLNYIDTYHRSGLYPLALPSGLGLEAAGVVEEVGQDVTRWKIGDRVAYGTGPLGAYAEVANVPADRAVAIPDAVSDEAAAALMLKGLTAWFLLRRTYRVKAGDTILFHAAAGGVGTLACQWANHLGATVIGTAGSEAKAKSAREHGCAHVIDYSTENFTRRVQEITKGEGVPVVYDGVGKATFDGSIDCLRPLGLMVSFGNASGPPPPVNLATLSQAGSLFITRPTLMHYTRDPGELAAGAAELFELVGKGVIKVEVNQRYPLSEAAAAHRDLEARKTTGATVLLP; this is encoded by the coding sequence ATGGCGCGCGCAATTCGCATTCACGAGCACGGCGGCCCCGAAGTGCTTCGCTTCGAGGAGTCCGACCCCGGCAGCCCGATGCCGGGATGGGTGCGCATCCGCCATCGTGCGGTCGGGCTCAACTACATCGATACGTATCACCGCAGCGGGCTCTATCCGCTGGCGCTTCCATCGGGCCTCGGCCTCGAAGCTGCCGGTGTCGTCGAAGAGGTCGGACAGGACGTCACGCGCTGGAAAATCGGCGATCGCGTCGCTTATGGAACCGGACCGCTCGGCGCGTATGCGGAGGTCGCCAACGTTCCGGCGGATCGCGCGGTCGCGATCCCGGATGCGGTCAGCGACGAAGCGGCCGCTGCGCTGATGCTGAAGGGCCTGACCGCGTGGTTCCTGCTGCGCCGCACGTACCGCGTAAAGGCGGGCGACACGATCCTGTTCCACGCGGCCGCCGGCGGCGTCGGCACTCTGGCGTGCCAGTGGGCGAATCATCTCGGTGCGACGGTGATCGGAACCGCCGGAAGCGAGGCCAAGGCGAAGAGCGCGCGCGAGCACGGCTGCGCGCACGTGATCGATTACTCCACCGAAAATTTTACCCGTCGCGTACAGGAGATCACGAAGGGCGAGGGCGTACCGGTCGTCTATGACGGCGTCGGCAAGGCGACGTTCGACGGCTCGATCGATTGTCTTCGCCCGCTCGGCCTGATGGTGAGCTTCGGCAATGCTTCGGGTCCGCCGCCGCCGGTCAACCTCGCCACGCTTTCGCAGGCCGGTTCGCTGTTCATCACGCGTCCGACGCTGATGCATTACACCCGTGATCCGGGCGAGCTTGCGGCCGGAGCCGCCGAGCTTTTCGAGCTCGTCGGCAAAGGCGTCATCAAGGTCGAAGTGAACCAGCGCTATCCGCTGTCCGAAGCCGCCGCCGCACATCGCGACCTCGAAGCCCGGAAAACCACGGGCGCAACGGTGCTGCTGCCCTGA
- a CDS encoding DUF4267 domain-containing protein — protein sequence MSIAILLLGARAILDPVSASASFGLPMHTDTETTFVRVYGARNAFLGALSIGFITQRMIKPLALLFMLATTLPLLDAFVIVSRIGPSHELVRHAAIFVLLVVTSLSLWRLSREV from the coding sequence GTGAGCATTGCCATCCTTCTGCTCGGAGCGCGCGCCATTCTCGATCCTGTATCGGCGTCCGCAAGCTTTGGGCTGCCAATGCACACCGATACCGAGACGACCTTCGTCCGCGTCTACGGGGCGAGGAATGCCTTTCTCGGCGCGTTATCCATTGGCTTCATCACGCAACGGATGATCAAGCCCCTTGCGCTGCTGTTCATGCTGGCAACCACGCTGCCGCTCCTGGATGCGTTTGTCATCGTGTCGAGGATCGGACCGAGCCATGAGCTCGTCCGGCATGCTGCCATTTTCGTATTGCTCGTTGTCACCAGTCTCTCGCTATGGCGGCTCAGTCGAGAGGTGTGA
- a CDS encoding DUF1566 domain-containing protein — translation MAIRSFAVVATALWLTTASPAQAYLCGDLNGNKAILAGDALIALQLSVGLTVPTNCGSQHGVFTTGQDTCYDDAGDPISCEGTGQDGEFQKGASRAFIDNGDGTVTDRNTGLQWEQSDDGGGIHDQENKVNWLGAFLKIAQLNVTMFAGHSDWRVPNIFELMSLGDFGQHDPGYPVPYFQHDCAPGCAIPNCACIPSPQYEWSSTSYAPGPSNAWALQVRFGDPILQAKSLANYTARAVRGGYSTADVENNPAFANSCADVNASDSITAPDALAILRKSVGQQVSLTCLTRTAPLVTGQTECYGDTGLTIPCIGTGQDGELQRGVSRSFANFQDGTIGDETTGLVWEVLADDGSVHDRDDTFNFSGAQDHVDALNESTFAGVTNWRRPNFNELASLFHFGSATSGVYDAFFNADCENGCSNTQCSCAPASGQLWSSTTFLGNREFALRTDITKAANYAIKADTIGVRAVTGGN, via the coding sequence ATGGCGATTCGTAGTTTTGCAGTTGTCGCGACCGCGCTGTGGCTGACGACGGCCAGTCCGGCCCAGGCGTACCTTTGCGGCGATCTCAATGGGAACAAGGCCATTCTGGCCGGCGACGCGCTCATCGCGCTCCAGCTGAGCGTAGGGCTGACGGTCCCGACGAACTGCGGCTCGCAGCACGGGGTTTTCACCACCGGGCAGGACACGTGCTACGACGACGCGGGCGACCCGATAAGCTGCGAAGGCACCGGCCAGGACGGCGAGTTTCAGAAAGGCGCGTCGCGCGCATTCATCGACAACGGGGACGGCACCGTCACCGACCGCAACACCGGTCTTCAGTGGGAGCAGTCCGACGACGGCGGCGGCATCCACGATCAGGAAAACAAGGTCAACTGGCTCGGCGCGTTCCTCAAGATCGCCCAGCTCAACGTCACGATGTTCGCCGGTCACTCGGACTGGCGTGTGCCGAACATCTTCGAACTGATGAGCCTCGGCGATTTCGGCCAGCACGATCCCGGCTACCCCGTCCCTTATTTCCAGCACGACTGCGCGCCGGGCTGCGCGATCCCGAATTGTGCATGTATTCCGTCGCCGCAGTACGAGTGGTCCTCCACGTCGTACGCGCCCGGACCGTCGAATGCATGGGCGCTGCAGGTACGATTCGGCGATCCGATCTTGCAGGCGAAGTCTCTCGCGAACTACACGGCGCGCGCCGTTCGCGGCGGCTATTCGACCGCCGACGTCGAGAACAACCCCGCATTCGCCAATAGTTGCGCCGACGTGAACGCGAGCGACAGCATCACCGCTCCCGACGCGCTCGCGATCCTGCGCAAATCGGTAGGACAGCAGGTCAGCCTGACCTGTCTTACGCGCACCGCGCCGCTCGTCACCGGCCAGACCGAATGCTACGGCGATACGGGCCTGACGATCCCTTGCATCGGCACTGGTCAGGACGGTGAGCTCCAGCGCGGAGTCTCGCGATCGTTCGCGAATTTCCAGGACGGCACGATCGGAGACGAAACGACGGGCCTCGTCTGGGAGGTCCTGGCCGACGACGGATCGGTTCACGATCGCGACGACACGTTCAACTTTAGCGGGGCGCAGGACCACGTCGATGCGCTCAACGAGTCGACCTTTGCAGGCGTTACGAACTGGCGCCGGCCGAATTTTAACGAGCTCGCGTCGCTGTTTCATTTCGGCAGCGCAACGTCCGGTGTGTATGACGCGTTCTTCAACGCCGACTGCGAGAACGGGTGTTCGAATACCCAGTGCAGCTGCGCGCCGGCCTCGGGTCAGCTGTGGTCGTCGACGACCTTCCTCGGCAACCGGGAATTTGCACTTCGTACCGACATCACCAAAGCAGCCAACTACGCGATCAAGGCCGACACGATCGGTGTGCGCGCGGTCACGGGCGGGAACTGA